The stretch of DNA GAAACCATATAGACCCATATCTTGGTGTAATTCCCAGTAACAATGGCCGGGCCAAGTGTTCTTGCAGGGTTCATTGATGCTCCTGTTGATGGCCTGCTCACAAATTGAGAACAAAATCATACAACTAAGGTAATTGTACAAagaaataaaccaaacaaatgCTACCTGTGTATCGTTTTATTCCTCTTGATATGTAGGTGGAATTTGGagctgaaatttgttttggaaATTTGTATAGTTGACACACTATATCCGCAATATTTATTCTAATtgatcaaaaaaaattaaatttgctatttgtccaccaaaaaaaaatatactccccCTATTTCAGGTTACAAGatgtatttgatttttctctagatttttctatgacataatgttatatataaatgtatatatatatatagtgtccATATAAATATTGGAAAGACAAACATCTCGTAACGTGGAACGGAAATGGAGATAATAAGTTATGTGTACACAGTTTTCACATACCCTGCAACAAGAACGTTCATCATCACTGTTCCTCCGACCGCCACTGCTATCAACTCTTTAACCTGAGAGATATAATCATCTCAAGTTCATTAATGTCCcttgattaaaatttaataaaccGCTCGCACCATTcgaaaataaatagttatcGTTTAGGActagttaaacttctaaaattctaacaaacaaatttttattagaataaatttataaaatcaaataagtttataatattacGATACTACATTTCGACGAAAGATCATGAATATATCaattgttttgtatttaaatttttaagaaataattaatgatcgtaattttaaaagtttaaaatatctGGTTGTaaacgacaaatattttttacgagAACCAGCAGTAACGAAGTAAAAGAAGATATTTTACgtaatacaagaaaaatatagttaattaattactgcatTAGGATCGGTGGCGAGTGCCGTGATGACGAAGAGAAGgacgaaggtggtgacgaacTCGAGGAAGAACGCCTCCACCGTCCCGACCCTGGGCACCGTCACCATCCACCCGCGGCTCGCCGGGTGGTGGATCCCCTCGACGgcgaacgcggcggcggcggcgccgagcaccTGCGCGGCGACGTAGGGGGCGAGGTGGGCGGGCGGGAGGCGGCCGAACGCCGCCATGGCGACGCTGACCGCCGGGTTGATGTGGCAGCCGGAGACGTGGACGAGGGACATGATGAGCACCGTCACGGCGAGCCCGATCGACGCCGCCACGCCGAGGAGgccctccacgccgccgtgcTGCGCGTCGACCACGATGGTGGAGAGCATGGCGAAGATGAGGACGAACGTGCCGAGGAACTCGGCCGCCGTCTTCTTGATGAGCGGCACGGCGTCCTCCTTCGGGAGGGACGATGGACATGGACGCcatggaggacgacgacgaccacgccggcgacgaggtccATGAGAGGGCTGTGGCTCCTCGGGATCAGTGACGGCCAGCTCGAATGGCATGATCTTGGAGCCATGGCTTCTGCCGTCGGAACTGGTGGGTTCCAAAtttgtggcggcggcggcggcggctgcggaggaggtggacgcCGGCGGCTGAGCCGGTGACGAAACATCCATTTGAAGGAGAATGTGAGCTTCGTCGTCAATTGGAGCACGACACACCCATGTATCCAACGAGAAAGGTGACACCCATGTATccacttattttcttttcaaataagtggatttttcctattttttaaagtttgactGTGGTTCAAGATGGAATATGCTGCTCTTACATCGTTGACCTAGCTGTGTTCGTTGatgaaagagaaaatatgaaagattatctaatattttaatagatactTAATAGTGTAatcgatgaaattaactattataaaattaaaaatctacgcTACAAAGGTGAGatgttgtatttttatatagaaatttctgtaaaaaaaaacatcgttTTAACCGTTCAGGAAGCGTACGTGAAATAATCTAGCCTAAAAGAATGCATATCTTCTCGTTACTTTCTTCACCATTTTGAATCTTGACATAGTCTTCAAGATATTATTTTGGCCAATtatatttatcaaaataagttatttaagAATAACTAAAATCATTTCTACTTAAtcgatttttttactttttattaatagtcaaagttaatatattataaaattaactacattTTGTGACGGAGTAGCAAATAGTGTAGCAGTAATTCttgtattatataaattgatgtAAAGCAGAACATGATTAGagtgttggtggaggagcaatTCTTCTCTTATAGAGCAAAGAAAGCCACGAGGAGTTGACCTTGGAGAGttgaccaaaaaaaacaagaactaAATTAAGAATTTACAGAGATATCAGAAATCGAAATTAATCATGATACTACCTACATCATGAGCTAACATTGCCATGTAGGTTCCAGATCATCATATATCAGAGGGGATATGAACGCCGTTAGCTATTGTGTTTGGGAATTGCTGAAAAACGTTGAAAATACTTTATCCCCAAAACTTTTGGATCTATAACCAATGGATCTATTacctcacaaaaaaaaagaaaaaaaaagaaccaatGGATCACCTGGAAGATATCATGCTATTAACTTACCTCAATCTAAGTAAATGACAGTGGGTCAGGATGTCAAATAATTGAGCCTCAATCTTAcgacggtaaaaaaaaaatctctcctTAATAATACGTCTCTGGAATTGGGATGAAATAAAAGTGTACACGTagtcctctttcttttttctcttgtagTAATGTATCCCTTTTGACTTCAGTGGGGTATATGAAAAATGACAGCGGAATGGATCCGGTCAGACCGATATAATTTGAAGGAGGAGACTTGCGATGGTTGTCACCTGCAGGATAATTCGTTGGTTGCGTCGTTTGGGCGTGGCCGGAACTAGTACGCTACAACACGTACCTGCTGTCTTCTTTTCCCGTGAGTTCTCCGGAATCTTGATTTTGAGCTCCGATTTGTTCATAATTGCTTTGATTTCTTCTCAATCGTTAGTATTTCTCTTGATTCTTCGCGCGCGGTGTCGTGTGCAAATTAAACCtctccatttatttttctgccCAGTTCTTGCTGAAGAATCAAATCAAGAACACCGTCCACCCAATATGGCAGAGGCGAGCAATCCCACGCAACGGCGATCGCAAGCTGGAGGGAGAAAGCTAGCCCGGAGGTCCGGCGTGTGGAAGCACTTCACCCGCTTCGCCGACGTAGACGGGACGGCCAAAGCGAGGTGCAACATCTGCAGCCAGGTGCTCGGCGCCGACACGAGGAGCGGCACGAGCAGCCTGTGGGGCCACTGGAGACGGCACGAGCAACGGCAAGAAATGCCCGGCCAATCAGTAGATCCGGCACCGCCAccgcagccgccgtcgccggcgctggcTGGCGCTGCAGAAGAGCTAGCTCGGATGATCGCGTTGCGCGTGTACGACCCGTCGGTCGTCGAGGACGACGGCTTCAGGAGCTTCTTGCGCCGCGTCAGCCCGGGGTTCCAGGTGCCGTCCCGCTCCAGCCTCGCCGTCGAGGAGATGTGCGACGCGATCTTCCATGAAACAAGGAAGGACATCCTCTCCAGGATAGGCGACGTCGCTCCTGGGATGCTCAGTTTGGCTGTGGGTACAATGAGAACCGTCCGAGGGAAAGTGCTGTATACGGCGTGCCATTTCATTGACGATGAATGGAAGCTTCACAAGGTAATCATGGATGCTTACCCCGATCTACATTTTTATGACCTTCGTGCCGGGCTGTTGGGAGTTGACTATGTTTGTCTATCTCCGCATTTCATTCGAAGTGCCATTGGGAAAGTTGTGGATGACATCTTATATAATCGTGATCTAGATAATGTGTTCATGATGGTGTGGGAAATAGAGGGCTCCCACGATATTGACCGTAAACTAGAGAAGTACCAATTCATAGCGACAAACCATACCAGTACAACCTACATGGACAATGTGATTCACTCGATTGCTAGATTGCTTACACTGCATCGAGACTTCACTGGTGAGATGTACTCAGACTTGTTAGATTTAGATTTGACTAGACAAGACCGCCATCGGTTTTTTTCACAACTTGGTCTAGATTATCACCACCTGTGGACATATAATGAAGATTGGTACTCGCAATACTGTTCTTTGGAAATTCTTCGCAATAAAGGCTATGGATATACGGATACACTGTTTACAGAACTATTGTGTATGCTCTGGGGGGCAATATACCGTTCAATTCAAAGGATTTCTGCCCCCAATTGTCCCACATCATCAAATCTTTGTCTTCTACAGTTGTTTAACCTGAGGGAAGTTTTTAGGCACCAACTAGCAAAGGCAAGTGGAGAGGATGCATTTGCCTACAACGATTCTAATGGATTTCATGCCCTCGAAGATGGCAAAGATGTTGCAGACATTCTTAGAGAAGCAATGGTGGCCTTAGACAAGGCTTTACAAGATTTCTACCTAATCTGGTCTATACCACTCATACTGGATCCCCGGTACAAGCTCGTGTTCACAAAATCCATTTTCGAAACAGCCTACGGCTCCCAGGCTGCCGAATACATCTCTAAGGTACAGCAAAATATCAGTGAGCTATATTCTGCTTATGTTGAAGACCAAACTGAACTTGTTTGTTATCTAGAAGATGAGAGAGTCCTTGATCTAGCAGAAGGTTTTGACATTCTTAGCTGGTGGAAGGTTCATGGCTCAGTTCGCTACCCAACGGTGGCTCGGATGGCGAGGGACGCTTTGGCGATGCCCACAAGCAGCACGCTTTCTTCTGAGCAAATCTCGCATGTCATGAGCATCATTCGCGGCTACTCCATGAAGGGGTGGTTCAGTTAGATTTGGACTCCAGATCTTTTAGAGGCCAAGGGGCGTGTCTCAGTAGCACATGTAATGTCGGCACCGTCGTCTTTAGCATTGATCCATTCGTCGTCTGCTCAAGTGTTCTTCTTCATCAGGTCCTTCAATCTGGCTAGCTCAATTTCTTGGGGTTTCATTCCCAAAATATCCTTCTTGGTGTTGTTGGTCATGTATCTTTCATGAGATTTAAtccagtccaataaaaaataactcaagatactggtacctcgagatatcaaattcttttttatcattagatctagctgagtaagATGTGcgttgttagatccaatgatcagaaacgatttagtaccacGAGATACCGATagctcgagatactttttattattttttgttgcacgGTAAAACTGCTCATCTTTCATATGTGTTGTACGTTTGGAAATTTGAATCGTGGTCCATACGATCTGTTTATTCTGGCAGGAGTACTGTTAAACAATTCTGTTGTAAAACTATTGGAACACCCCGGCCAGGCACCCGGGACAGTACTTTCTGATCCATCCCtttatcctttttttcccGGGATGATCGAAGACAGATCACCCAGCTGATTTCATTAAGATTGAGAATTTACAAAGATCCATCACTTTATCCTATTCGTGACTAAACAAATTATAGTcctttcttatttattttttttccaatccaCTCCTCTCACTTAATCATGTTCTTTGTAACATAAATACTCCCTAGTGTTTTCGTTGTGTAAACATATTACTATCTTCATGttctttcttaaaaaattactcaTCGGTCTTTAGTAAACATATTACAATCCTCCTATTCTTggtaaaaaaagatatatatttcCCAATCTTTCTCTTGAGTAAACAGATAGCTATCATTCTCCGTTTCATCTCCCAGTTCCCTGGGAAAACAAAATGTGTCCGCCCAGTgatatcaaatgtttaaaaattttagtttcatcAATCAATCTGGTCATTGATGATAATCTAAAGGCGTGTACGTAAGTCAAAAAGGCCATACATGCTCTCCCACCCAGCTCCTCATGCATTATGTGCTTGTTTgattaaagaataaaaaagcaaatgtttgatcaatagcaaaactgcaaaagaaTTATTCCACGGTAAAAACACTCTCCTCCTCTTACTAACCTATTTACCCCCACTTTGAATGGTAATTAAGTTGCCACCACCAGTAGATATTCTATccatactctattttttttacggaCATACTGATAAGGACGATGAGTAAATATTTCATACATTAATGAAGCACAACACTGGTTCGGTAGAAGACAAATATGTCATGAATTTCCCTATGATTGATAGCTAGAACATGAATTCGGGCACACATGTGAATGATCTAAAATCAAGAAGTGAACACCAAGATCTGAATAATGTAGCTGGCGAAACCAGGAATAAAAAACAGATGGGACGGGTTCGATAAGAATAAAAGAACATATTCAATACCATAATActataatcatatatataatttatcatacaataaaagatacatatatatttataattcatTATATGCTAAAAGACAGCAGAAGGCctgtctattttttaaaaagtcgATTTCATagtcaaataatcaaatatctataaaattgGTTAATATATAAGAAGACCACCGAAAATAAATCACTTTGCATGGACTATAGAAAGCATTGGCAAATCTATTCTCTTATCATCCATAGCTTGAAACCTTTTCTTATCcgtttcaaaattaactcctcTAAAAATATCCTTCTCGGTATAGCACAACATCAAAGTCATTGAGCCATTTATCGGACATCTTACTGTGTAAATAAGTCTTAATTATATTCATAGCTTGACGGTCGCTAGACATAGCCATGGGTGCCGGTGGCCGGTGGGCCTACAGGCACTTGTCGGGACGTTGTACTTCAGTCTTCAGCCTTCAAAATGAGGACTCGTGATACGAGGATCGAGCGGTGTGGCATCAGCATCCGGATCAGCCTGATCCAATCAGGTGATCGCTGCCCTCGGGGTTCTTCTCAGGCCATTCACAGTCGGGTGATGTGGCGATCAGCCCCAGCCTGCCACGGAGGAAAACACCTTGCGCCGTTCGGCCCTCAGGCGAAGCCGCTCGCACCCCGGGCAGGAGACGAGGACCCCGGCCTCGAGAGCAGTGAAGGCGTCGCTAGGGCCACGCACTGCGGGGGCTCGAATCCTCCGACGCGCCCTGCCCGCCGCGCTCCAGCGCCCCGACAGAGAGGTCTGCAGCCCGTCGTCCGCCGTGCTCCGACGCGCCCCGATGTCGCCGCGCTCCGACCCGCCACGCccgcccgctcgccgcgctccgACGCGCCACGACCCGAGCTCCGTCCGCCtcggccgctccgccgcccTGAGTtcgcccgcctccgcccgccggcgacgtcgtcgtcgcgagATCTGCGCCGGTGGCGGAAGACGAGGAGGGGGCGCCTCCGCGCCGGTGGATTGAGTGGCCGGCAGccggcagaggaggaggggagcgtcGGGTCGCCGGATCCGCGCCgacgacggaggaggaggggggcgccgggcgccggcagcagcggaggaggagggggcgccggcgggggaggaggaggggagcgtcgggcaccggcggcgaaggaggaggtggggggcGCCGGCGTTCGTCGTGATGGTCATGTGAGAGAGATGAGAATGAGCGacgggagggaggaagagcggtgggggagagagagaggagtgagttgcggaggagggagggagagagagagtacgGTGGGTCCCATTTAAAATGATAGTGGGTCCCACTTATGTGGTTTACATTGTGAAATAAGTGGTTTGTGGAGTAGTTTTGTTTACGTGGCACGTGAGGATTAACCCCGCACTGTGAATAGCCTCAGTCGTTCAACAGCCCATTCTGTTGATTCTGGGATTTGCTTGAACGAGAGGGAGTCGTGTGTCTGCAACGATTCGTTTCCTCCTAGAATCATGATTGTGTGTGATGTCGTGCATCCTCTTGCTGTCCTAGGCAGCCTACGGGCCATGACCTACCTGCTTCTG from Oryza brachyantha chromosome 12, ObraRS2, whole genome shotgun sequence encodes:
- the LOC102707827 gene encoding zinc finger BED domain-containing protein DAYSLEEPER-like, coding for MAEASNPTQRRSQAGGRKLARRSGVWKHFTRFADVDGTAKARCNICSQVLGADTRSGTSSLWGHWRRHEQRQEMPGQSVDPAPPPQPPSPALAGAAEELARMIALRVYDPSVVEDDGFRSFLRRVSPGFQVPSRSSLAVEEMCDAIFHETRKDILSRIGDVAPGMLSLAVGTMRTVRGKVLYTACHFIDDEWKLHKVIMDAYPDLHFYDLRAGLLGVDYVCLSPHFIRSAIGKVVDDILYNRDLDNVFMMVWEIEGSHDIDRKLEKYQFIATNHTSTTYMDNVIHSIARLLTLHRDFTGEMYSDLLDLDLTRQDRHRFFSQLGLDYHHLWTYNEDWYSQYCSLEILRNKGYGYTDTLFTELLCMLWGAIYRSIQRISAPNCPTSSNLCLLQLFNLREVFRHQLAKASGEDAFAYNDSNGFHALEDGKDVADILREAMVALDKALQDFYLIWSIPLILDPRYKLVFTKSIFETAYGSQAAEYISKVQQNISELYSAYVEDQTELVCYLEDERVLDLAEGFDILSWWKVHGSVRYPTVARMARDALAMPTSSTLSSEQISHVMSIIRGYSMKGWFS
- the LOC102707541 gene encoding aquaporin NIP3-3-like — translated: MDVSSPAQPPASTSSAAAAAAATNLEPTSSDGRSHGSKIMPFELAVTDPEEPQPSHGPRRRRGRRRPPWRPCPSSLPKEDAVPLIKKTAAEFLGTFVLIFAMLSTIVVDAQHGGVEGLLGVAASIGLAVTVLIMSLVHVSGCHINPAVSVAMAAFGRLPPAHLAPYVAAQVLGAAAAAFAVEGIHHPASRGWMVTVPRVGTVEAFFLEFVTTFVLLFVITALATDPNAVKELIAVAVGGTVMMNVLVAGPSTGASMNPARTLGPAIVTGNYTKIWVYMVSTPLGALAGTGAYAAIKL